One Triticum dicoccoides isolate Atlit2015 ecotype Zavitan chromosome 4B, WEW_v2.0, whole genome shotgun sequence genomic window carries:
- the LOC119293820 gene encoding uncharacterized protein LOC119293820: protein MESPYRVPRKLVQAEIPLSAGRLLSGGHARQASLTEEITVAQATESSSQVSVNNRDVQGTSAGTEEVETLKRLVSALEERAAGIESRFNEYRDMQEQESMYQKMQIMCLGMKLELLESRNQRLEACATEIRAAAEEFAVMRANLDALQSKFRKVRKQSKQEFGAIDGRILALDAREADMAMRCQGFEQLMEEMKQLVLQTQKEKGTNSENVEVVVESSMWKLSSSKDVLEVLRDRWAADMEELIYLGWITAWLQHDLLASDGEGGTAKGTAVTGDDDGETIPTAEGQREKGMKMVAAAAPSNEVKLCKTSSCGAA, encoded by the exons atgGAGTCCCCGTATCGGGTGCCGCGAAAGCTGGTGCAAGCAGAGATCCCCTTGAGCGCCGGTAGGCTTCTCAGTGGTGGTCATGCGAGGCAGGCTTCTCTTACTGAAGAAATCACGGTGGCGCAGGCCACCGAGAGTTCATCACAAGTTTCAGTCAACAACCGGGATGTTCAGGGAACGTCTGCCGGCACCGAAGAGGTCGAGACCCTGAAGCGCTTGGTGTCGGCTCTCGAAGAGCGGGCCGCCGGCATCGAGTCGCGGTTCAACGAGTACCGTGACATGCAGGAGCAGGAGTCGATGTACCAGAAGATGCAGATCATGTGCCTGGGGATGAAGCTGGAGCTGCTTGAGTCCCGAAACCAGCGGCTTGAGGCATGCGCCACGGAGATCCGGGCAGCCGCTGAAGAGTTCGCCGTGATGCGGGCGAATCTCGACGCGCTGCAGAGCAAATTCAGGAAAGTTAGGAAGCAGAGCAAGCAAGAATTCGGCGCCATTGATGGAAGGATCCTGGCTCTGGATGCACGGGAAGCAGACATGGCGATGAGGTGCCAAGGCTTTGAGCAACTCATGGAGGAGATGAAGCAGCTGGTTTTGCAGACACAGAAGGAGAAAGGAACAAACAGTGAG AACGTGGAGGTCGTCGTGGAGAGCAGCATGTGGAAGCTGTCGAGCAGCAAGGACGTGCTGGAGGTGCTCCGGGACCGGTGGGCGGCGGACATGGAGGAGCTGATCTACCTCGGCTGGATCACGGCGTGGCTGCAGCACGACCTCCTGGCCAGCGATGGCGAGGGCGGGACCGCCAAGGGTACGGCGGTGACAGGAGACGACGACGGTGAAACTATCCCGACGGCGGAGGGGCAGCGCGAgaaggggatgaagatggtggCAGCCGCCGCGCCGAGCAACGAGGTGAAGCTCTGCAAGACGTCGTCGTGCGGCGCGGCTTAG